Proteins from one Mucilaginibacter jinjuensis genomic window:
- the queA gene encoding tRNA preQ1(34) S-adenosylmethionine ribosyltransferase-isomerase QueA, with product MKLSQFKFNLPESLVAHTPAATRDEARLMVLHRDSGKIEHKIFKDVLDYFDNKDVMILNNTKVFPARMYGNKEKTGATIEVFLLRELNKELRLWDVLVDPARKIRVGNKLYFGDDDLLVAEVVDNTTSRGRTIRFLFDGTDEEFRRNIEILGETPLPKYIKRKATAEDKERYQTIFAKNEGAVAAPTAGLHFSRELMKRLELKGVEFAEVTLHVGLGTFRPVEVEDLTKHKMDSEQFIIEEKQAAIVNRAIEGKHRVCAVGTTSMRTIESAVSANKTLKAANDWTSKFIFPPYDFSIANSMITNFHTPESTLLMMISAFGGYENVMNAYEVAVKEKYRFYSYGDAMLII from the coding sequence ATGAAATTATCCCAGTTTAAATTTAATTTACCAGAATCATTAGTAGCACATACACCTGCAGCAACTCGCGATGAGGCACGCTTAATGGTTTTACACCGCGATTCTGGTAAAATTGAACATAAAATATTTAAAGACGTTCTGGATTACTTCGACAATAAAGACGTAATGATCCTTAACAATACCAAAGTTTTCCCTGCCCGTATGTACGGTAACAAAGAGAAAACCGGTGCCACTATCGAAGTTTTCTTATTACGCGAATTAAACAAAGAGCTTAGATTATGGGACGTATTAGTTGACCCAGCCCGTAAAATCCGCGTTGGTAATAAACTTTACTTTGGCGATGACGATTTACTGGTTGCCGAGGTTGTTGATAACACAACTTCACGTGGCCGTACCATCCGCTTCCTGTTTGATGGTACTGACGAAGAATTCCGTCGCAACATTGAGATCCTGGGTGAAACACCGCTTCCAAAATACATTAAACGTAAAGCTACTGCCGAAGATAAAGAGCGCTACCAAACCATTTTCGCTAAAAACGAAGGTGCGGTTGCTGCCCCTACCGCTGGTTTACACTTTAGCCGCGAGCTAATGAAACGCCTTGAACTTAAAGGTGTTGAATTTGCTGAAGTTACTTTACACGTTGGTTTAGGAACCTTCCGTCCGGTTGAGGTTGAGGATTTAACCAAACACAAAATGGATTCTGAGCAATTCATTATTGAAGAAAAACAAGCTGCGATTGTAAACAGGGCTATTGAAGGTAAACATCGCGTTTGCGCCGTGGGTACTACTTCAATGCGTACTATCGAATCGGCCGTATCTGCTAACAAAACCTTAAAAGCGGCTAACGACTGGACCAGCAAGTTTATCTTCCCTCCTTACGATTTCAGCATTGCTAACTCAATGATCACCAACTTCCACACACCAGAATCAACATTATTAATGATGATCTCGGCATTTGGCGGCTACGAAAACGTAATGAACGCTTATGAAGTTGCTGTAAAAGAGAAATACCGTTTCTACAGCTACGGTGATGCTATGCTGATTATCTAA